A genomic segment from Rhodospirillum centenum SW encodes:
- a CDS encoding glycosyltransferase, with amino-acid sequence MTPAGRPFLATLKRSLASVPGLQGWVHRLRRLRAGRQRSTADHAFARSREEFRREARARMEDFLAGQGRFTVPPAPAPAPEVSVVLILFNNAELSFECLRHLFAADLPAWELIVVDNASADDTGRLLERCAGARIIRNGDNLGFLQAVNQAAEVARGRFLLLLNSDAFLAPDAVRLALETAADPAVGAVGGRIVLPDGSLQEAGSIVWNDGTCKGYGRGGHPLAGPYMFRRTVDYCSGAFLLFRREVFERLGRFDTAYSPAYYEETDFCLRLWAAGLAVVYDPRVRVNHLEFGSSEKRDHALELQRRNRGLFAAKHHDALARRQPPGADLAGRIWPPPARRVLIVDDRPPAPELGAGFPRALAILKQIQGSGAAVTLVTTAPETYGWDAIRRHVPWEVEVVQGDDCPSLDRFLAERFLAGRGGCFDLVLVSRPHNMRAFLAAGGRRRIGSARLVYDAEAIFTDRLAGEAALAGRPLPAAREAALRAREMALARQADTVIAVSPLDADAMRRAGVPDVRVIGHALEAAPTPAGPEARAGLLFVGNMDADLSPNVDGILWFLDEVLPLLPEALRERAAVTLVGSAGSARLAARVAGRATVAGRQPALEPFYDGHRVFIAPTRFAAGIPHKVHEAAAHGLPVVGTPLLARQLGWQPGRDLLTGATPADFALACTRLLTDDGLWWSVRTAALAAVTRDCGPDRFRAAVAALLD; translated from the coding sequence GTGACCCCAGCGGGCAGACCCTTCCTCGCCACCCTGAAACGGTCCCTGGCCTCCGTTCCGGGCCTGCAGGGCTGGGTCCACCGGCTGCGCCGGCTGCGCGCCGGCCGCCAGCGCTCCACGGCCGACCATGCCTTCGCCCGCAGCCGCGAGGAGTTCCGCCGCGAGGCGCGGGCGCGCATGGAGGACTTTCTGGCGGGGCAGGGGCGCTTCACCGTGCCCCCGGCGCCGGCGCCGGCCCCGGAGGTCAGCGTCGTGCTGATCCTGTTCAACAATGCGGAGCTGAGCTTCGAGTGTCTGCGACATCTGTTCGCCGCCGATCTGCCGGCCTGGGAACTGATCGTCGTCGACAACGCCTCCGCCGACGACACCGGGCGGCTGCTGGAGCGTTGCGCGGGGGCCCGGATCATCCGCAACGGCGACAATCTCGGCTTCCTTCAGGCCGTCAACCAGGCGGCGGAGGTGGCGCGGGGCCGCTTCCTGCTGCTCCTGAACAGCGATGCCTTCCTCGCCCCCGATGCCGTGCGGCTGGCCCTGGAGACGGCCGCCGATCCGGCGGTCGGCGCCGTGGGCGGGCGCATCGTGCTGCCCGACGGCAGCCTGCAGGAGGCCGGCTCCATCGTCTGGAACGACGGCACCTGCAAGGGCTACGGCCGCGGCGGCCATCCGCTTGCCGGTCCGTACATGTTCCGGCGGACGGTGGACTACTGCTCCGGCGCCTTCCTGCTGTTCCGCCGGGAGGTGTTCGAGCGGCTGGGCCGGTTCGACACCGCCTACAGCCCGGCCTACTATGAGGAGACGGATTTCTGCCTGCGCCTCTGGGCGGCCGGGCTGGCGGTGGTCTACGACCCGCGGGTGCGGGTCAACCATCTGGAATTCGGCAGTTCCGAGAAGCGCGACCATGCGCTGGAGCTGCAACGCCGCAACCGCGGCCTGTTCGCGGCGAAGCACCACGACGCCCTGGCCCGGCGCCAACCGCCGGGGGCGGATCTTGCCGGCCGCATCTGGCCGCCGCCCGCCCGCCGCGTGCTGATCGTGGACGACCGGCCGCCGGCCCCGGAGCTGGGCGCCGGCTTCCCCCGCGCCCTCGCCATCCTCAAGCAGATCCAGGGTTCCGGCGCGGCCGTCACCCTGGTTACCACCGCGCCCGAGACCTACGGCTGGGATGCGATCCGCCGCCATGTCCCCTGGGAGGTGGAGGTGGTGCAGGGCGACGACTGTCCCTCCCTTGACCGTTTCCTGGCCGAGCGCTTCCTGGCCGGGCGGGGCGGATGTTTCGACCTGGTCCTGGTCAGCCGCCCGCACAACATGCGCGCCTTCCTGGCGGCCGGCGGCCGGCGGCGGATCGGGTCCGCGCGGCTTGTCTACGACGCCGAGGCGATCTTCACCGACCGGCTGGCGGGAGAGGCGGCGCTGGCCGGCCGACCCCTGCCGGCAGCGCGGGAGGCGGCGCTGCGGGCGCGCGAGATGGCGCTGGCACGGCAGGCCGATACCGTGATCGCCGTCAGTCCGCTGGATGCCGACGCGATGCGGCGGGCCGGTGTTCCCGATGTGCGGGTGATCGGCCATGCGCTCGAGGCGGCGCCCACGCCCGCCGGGCCGGAGGCGCGCGCGGGCCTGCTGTTCGTCGGCAACATGGATGCCGACCTGTCGCCCAACGTGGACGGGATCCTCTGGTTCCTGGACGAGGTGCTGCCGCTGCTGCCCGAGGCGCTGCGGGAGCGCGCCGCTGTCACCCTGGTCGGGTCGGCGGGCAGCGCCCGGCTGGCCGCCCGGGTGGCAGGCCGGGCCACCGTCGCGGGGCGGCAGCCGGCGCTGGAGCCGTTCTACGACGGGCACCGGGTCTTCATCGCCCCGACGCGCTTCGCCGCGGGAATCCCGCACAAGGTCCACGAGGCGGCGGCGCACGGCCTGCCGGTCGTCGGCACGCCGCTGCTGGCCCGGCAACTGGGCTGGCAGCCGGGGCGGGACCTGTTGACGGGCGCGACTCCGGCCGACTTCGCCCTGGCCTGCACCCGGCTGCTGACCGACGACGGGCTCTGGTGGTCCGTGCGGACGGCGGCGCTGGCGGCGGTGACGCGGGACTGCGGCCCCGACCGTTTCCGCGCCGCCGTCGCGGCCCTGCTGGACTGA
- a CDS encoding phosphoribulokinase, protein MSVKHPIIAITGSSGAGTTTVTRTFQQIFRREGVTAAIVEGDSFHRYDRKEMRAKMKEAQENNQPDFSHFGPEANLFEELEDLFRHYGETGQGRVRKYLHDDKEAEPYGQEPGTFTDWETLPADTDILFYEGLHGCVKTDRVDVSRHVDLRIGVVPIVNLEWIQKIHRDRNMRGYSQEAVVDTILRRMPDYVKYICPQFSLTDVNFQRVPTVDTSNPFVARDIPSSDESMLVIRFANPKGIDFPYLLAMLKDSFMSRPNTIVCPGDKMALAMQLIFTPMIWQLMDRKKKAF, encoded by the coding sequence ATGTCGGTCAAGCACCCCATCATCGCCATCACCGGCTCGTCCGGCGCCGGGACGACCACCGTCACCCGCACCTTCCAGCAGATCTTCCGCCGTGAGGGCGTCACCGCGGCCATCGTCGAGGGTGACAGCTTCCATCGCTACGACCGCAAGGAGATGCGGGCGAAGATGAAGGAAGCGCAGGAGAACAACCAGCCCGACTTCAGCCATTTCGGCCCCGAGGCGAACCTGTTCGAGGAGCTGGAGGATCTGTTCCGCCACTACGGCGAGACAGGCCAGGGCCGTGTCCGCAAGTACCTGCACGACGACAAGGAGGCCGAGCCCTACGGTCAGGAGCCCGGCACCTTCACCGACTGGGAGACCTTGCCGGCCGACACCGACATCCTGTTCTACGAGGGCCTGCACGGCTGCGTGAAGACCGACCGGGTTGACGTGTCCCGCCATGTCGATCTCAGGATCGGCGTCGTGCCCATCGTGAACCTGGAGTGGATCCAGAAGATCCACCGCGACCGCAACATGCGCGGCTATTCGCAGGAGGCCGTGGTCGATACGATCCTGCGCCGCATGCCGGACTATGTGAAGTACATCTGCCCGCAGTTCAGCCTGACGGACGTGAACTTCCAGCGCGTGCCGACGGTGGACACCAGCAATCCCTTCGTCGCCCGCGACATTCCCAGCTCCGACGAGAGCATGCTGGTCATCCGCTTCGCCAACCCCAAGGGGATCGACTTCCCCTACCTGCTGGCGATGCTGAAGGACAGCTTCATGTCCCGGCCCAACACCATCGTCTGCCCGGGCGATAAGATGGCGCTGGCCATGCAGTTGATCTTCACCCCCATGATCTGGCAGCTCATGGATCGCAAGAAGAAGGCGTTCTAG
- the fba gene encoding class II fructose-bisphosphate aldolase (catalyzes the reversible aldol condensation of dihydroxyacetonephosphate and glyceraldehyde 3-phosphate in the Calvin cycle, glycolysis, and/or gluconeogenesis) — MALISLRQLLDHAAEHGYGVPAFNINNMEQIHAIMQAADACDSPVILQASAGARKYAGEPFLRRMVEAAVEMWPHIPICMHQDHGGSPAVCQQSIRSGFTSVMMDGSLKEDMKTPSSYEYNVAVTAKVVEFAHAVGVSVEGELGCLGSLESGQAGEEDGSGAEGVLSHDQLLTDPEQAAQFVAATGVDALAIAIGTSHGAYKFTRKPSGDILAIGRVKEIHERIPNTHLVMHGSSSVPQDWLEIIRENGGAIKETYGVPVEEIQQGIRYGVRKVNIDTDVRLVMTGAIRRLMAKKPDEFDPRKFLAEATKAAKALCQERFEQFGTAGQASRIKPLPLEKMAAFYAAGRAAA, encoded by the coding sequence ATGGCCTTGATCTCCCTCCGTCAGCTCCTCGACCATGCCGCCGAGCATGGCTACGGGGTGCCGGCGTTCAACATCAACAACATGGAACAGATCCACGCGATCATGCAGGCGGCCGACGCCTGCGACAGCCCGGTGATCCTCCAGGCCTCCGCCGGTGCCCGCAAGTACGCCGGCGAGCCGTTCCTGCGCCGCATGGTCGAGGCGGCGGTGGAGATGTGGCCGCACATTCCGATCTGCATGCACCAGGACCATGGCGGCAGCCCGGCCGTCTGCCAGCAGTCGATCCGCTCCGGCTTCACCAGCGTGATGATGGACGGTTCGCTGAAGGAGGACATGAAGACCCCCTCCAGCTACGAGTACAATGTCGCGGTCACGGCCAAGGTGGTGGAGTTCGCCCACGCTGTCGGCGTTTCGGTCGAAGGCGAGCTGGGCTGCCTCGGCTCGCTGGAGAGCGGTCAGGCGGGTGAGGAGGACGGCTCCGGCGCCGAGGGCGTGCTCTCGCACGACCAGCTCCTGACCGATCCGGAGCAGGCGGCTCAGTTCGTCGCCGCCACCGGCGTGGACGCGCTGGCCATCGCCATCGGCACCAGCCACGGCGCCTACAAGTTCACCCGCAAGCCGTCGGGCGACATCCTCGCCATCGGCCGGGTGAAGGAGATCCACGAGCGCATCCCGAACACCCACCTCGTGATGCACGGCTCCTCCTCCGTGCCGCAGGACTGGCTGGAGATCATCCGGGAGAACGGCGGGGCCATCAAGGAGACCTACGGCGTGCCGGTGGAGGAGATCCAGCAGGGCATCCGCTACGGCGTGCGCAAGGTCAACATCGACACCGACGTGCGTCTGGTCATGACCGGCGCCATCCGCCGTCTGATGGCGAAGAAGCCGGACGAGTTCGACCCGCGCAAGTTCCTGGCCGAGGCGACCAAGGCCGCCAAGGCGCTCTGCCAGGAGCGTTTCGAGCAGTTCGGCACGGCCGGTCAGGCCTCGCGCATCAAGCCGCTGCCGCTGGAGAAGATGGCCGCCTTCTACGCCGCCGGGCGCGCTGCGGCGTGA
- a CDS encoding HAD-IA family hydrolase translates to MRPKAILFDVDGTLAETEELHRQAFNRTFQEFGLDWDWDPALYRDLLAVAGGKERLLHYIAAYDPPDAARAEASLADLHAAKTRTYADLITAGEARLRPGVARLMLEAHAAGIPVAIATTTSPENVEALLATAGRDVAHTVAVIAAGDMVPNKKPAPDVYHYALERLGCAAADCVAIEDSAAGAEAALAAGLPTVITRSAFTEPGPAERVLCVLSDLGEPDAPFVRLAGGEEREGEGMVTLDLLRRWLAD, encoded by the coding sequence ATGCGCCCGAAGGCCATCCTCTTCGACGTGGACGGCACCCTGGCCGAGACGGAGGAACTGCACCGTCAGGCCTTCAACCGGACCTTCCAGGAGTTCGGCCTGGACTGGGACTGGGACCCCGCCCTCTACCGCGATCTCCTGGCGGTGGCCGGCGGCAAGGAGCGTCTGCTCCACTACATCGCGGCCTATGACCCGCCCGACGCGGCGCGGGCCGAGGCCTCGCTGGCGGATCTGCACGCGGCGAAGACCCGGACCTATGCCGACTTGATCACGGCGGGGGAGGCGCGGCTGCGGCCCGGCGTGGCCCGGCTGATGCTGGAGGCGCACGCGGCCGGCATTCCGGTCGCCATCGCCACCACCACCAGCCCGGAGAATGTGGAGGCGCTGCTGGCGACGGCGGGGCGGGACGTGGCGCATACCGTTGCCGTCATCGCCGCCGGCGACATGGTGCCGAACAAGAAGCCCGCGCCGGACGTCTACCATTACGCCCTGGAGCGGCTCGGCTGTGCCGCGGCGGACTGCGTCGCCATCGAGGACTCGGCGGCCGGCGCCGAGGCCGCCCTGGCGGCCGGCCTGCCCACGGTCATCACCCGTTCCGCCTTCACCGAGCCCGGCCCGGCGGAGCGGGTGCTCTGCGTGCTGAGCGACCTGGGCGAGCCGGACGCCCCCTTCGTCCGTCTGGCCGGCGGCGAGGAGCGGGAGGGGGAGGGCATGGTCACCCTCGACCTGTTGCGGCGCTGGCTGGCGGACTGA
- the gph gene encoding phosphoglycolate phosphatase (PGP is an essential enzyme in the glycolate salvage pathway in higher organisms (photorespiration in plants). Phosphoglycolate results from the oxidase activity of RubisCO in the Calvin cycle when concentrations of carbon dioxide are low relative to oxygen. This enzyme is a member of the Haloacid Dehalogenase (HAD) superfamily of aspartate-nucleophile hydrolase enzymes (PF00702).), translated as MTSRPEPTVQAFPALVFDLDGTLLDSVPDIGQALNRTLMDLGRPTVSPAQVRRFVGDGVRRLVERGLEATGGLPDAGAQDAALDRFMAIYGAIPADPACIFPGVLDTLRALAAAGHGLAVCTNKPEAITRDLLRDLGLLDLLAAVVGGDTLPQRKPAPEPLLAAIARMGASPAGALMVGDSENDVATARAAGVPVVAVTYGYSRVPVPELGADHVIDRFDALPGAIASLASRRA; from the coding sequence ATGACTTCCCGTCCGGAGCCGACCGTCCAGGCCTTCCCGGCCCTGGTCTTCGATCTGGACGGGACCCTGCTGGACAGCGTTCCCGACATCGGGCAGGCGCTGAACCGCACGCTGATGGATCTGGGCCGGCCGACCGTGTCGCCGGCCCAGGTGCGGCGCTTCGTCGGCGATGGCGTGCGCCGGCTGGTGGAGCGCGGGCTGGAGGCGACCGGCGGCCTGCCCGACGCGGGGGCGCAGGACGCCGCCCTCGACCGCTTCATGGCCATCTATGGCGCCATCCCCGCCGATCCGGCCTGCATCTTCCCCGGGGTGCTGGACACCCTGCGGGCGCTGGCCGCGGCGGGGCACGGCCTTGCCGTCTGCACCAACAAGCCCGAGGCGATCACCCGCGACCTGCTGCGCGACCTCGGCCTGCTGGATCTGCTGGCCGCCGTCGTCGGCGGCGACACGCTGCCCCAGCGCAAGCCGGCGCCGGAGCCGCTGCTGGCGGCTATCGCACGCATGGGGGCATCGCCGGCCGGGGCCCTGATGGTGGGCGACAGCGAGAACGATGTCGCCACGGCGCGCGCCGCCGGGGTGCCCGTCGTCGCCGTCACCTACGGCTATTCCCGCGTGCCGGTCCCCGAGCTGGGGGCCGACCATGTGATCGACCGATTCGATGCGTTGCCCGGCGCGATCGCCTCCCTGGCGTCGCGGCGGGCCTGA
- the purT gene encoding formate-dependent phosphoribosylglycinamide formyltransferase has protein sequence MAFTARILLLGSGELGREFAISAKRLGCHVVACDSYAGAPAMQVADAAEVFPMLDADRLRDAIERHRPDFIVPEVEAIRTEVLQEVEARGFTVVPSARATYMTMNRDRIREVAAVELGLRTSRYRYAESLEDVEAAAAHTGFPCVIKPVMSSSGKGQSTVDAPDKLAAAWEYAVANMRGDRRKVIVEEFIRFEYEITLLTVRTRQGVLFCEPIGHRQERGDYQESWQPVGMAPALLAAAQEMARKVVDDLGGYGIFGVEFFVTKDEVIFSELSPRPHDTGMVTLLSQTLSEFDLHARAILGLPIPAIDLRGPTASAVILADRDSDRFAFEGLAEALAVGRADQAVDVRLFGKPTTRPYRRMGVALATGTTAEEARRTATEAAARVHIRYE, from the coding sequence ATGGCCTTCACCGCCCGGATTCTGCTGCTCGGCTCCGGCGAGCTGGGTCGGGAGTTCGCCATCTCGGCCAAGCGGCTGGGCTGCCATGTCGTGGCCTGCGACAGCTATGCCGGCGCTCCCGCCATGCAGGTGGCCGACGCGGCGGAGGTCTTCCCCATGCTGGATGCCGACCGGCTGCGCGACGCCATCGAGCGCCACCGGCCGGACTTCATCGTGCCGGAGGTGGAGGCGATCCGTACTGAGGTGCTGCAGGAGGTGGAGGCCCGGGGCTTCACCGTCGTGCCCTCCGCCCGCGCCACCTACATGACCATGAACCGCGACCGCATCCGCGAGGTCGCAGCGGTGGAGCTGGGGCTGCGCACCTCCCGCTACCGCTATGCCGAGAGCCTGGAGGACGTCGAGGCGGCCGCGGCCCACACCGGGTTTCCCTGCGTCATCAAGCCGGTGATGTCCTCCTCCGGCAAGGGCCAGAGCACGGTGGACGCACCGGACAAGCTGGCCGCCGCCTGGGAGTACGCCGTCGCCAACATGCGTGGCGACCGCCGCAAGGTGATCGTCGAGGAGTTCATCCGCTTCGAGTACGAGATCACCCTGCTGACCGTGCGGACGCGGCAGGGCGTGCTGTTCTGCGAGCCGATCGGCCACCGGCAGGAGCGCGGCGACTACCAGGAATCCTGGCAGCCCGTGGGCATGGCCCCCGCCCTGCTGGCCGCCGCGCAGGAGATGGCGCGCAAGGTGGTGGACGATCTGGGCGGCTACGGTATCTTCGGCGTGGAGTTCTTCGTCACGAAGGACGAGGTGATCTTCTCCGAACTGAGCCCGCGGCCGCACGACACCGGCATGGTGACGCTGCTGTCGCAGACCCTGTCGGAATTCGACCTGCACGCCCGCGCCATCCTGGGCCTGCCGATCCCGGCCATCGACCTGCGCGGGCCGACCGCCTCGGCCGTCATCCTGGCCGACCGCGATTCCGACCGTTTCGCCTTCGAGGGTCTGGCCGAGGCGCTGGCCGTGGGCCGCGCGGACCAGGCAGTGGATGTGCGCCTGTTCGGCAAGCCGACGACGCGCCCCTACCGCCGCATGGGCGTGGCGCTCGCCACCGGCACCACCGCCGAGGAGGCACGCCGCACCGCGACCGAGGCCGCGGCACGGGTGCATATCCGCTACGAATAG
- the rfbD gene encoding dTDP-4-dehydrorhamnose reductase: MPETMERRRLLLLGGTGQVGTALRRLAPERGWSVSAPERSVLDLATADRDSLRQAVAAADLVVNAAAYTRVDQAETERDAAIAANATGPGLLARVCAEAERPLLHLSTDYVFDGSGTRPYREDDPVAPLGVYGASKAAGEAAVREAGPRHVILRTAWVFSPDGNNFLRTMLRLGRERPEVRVVDDQRGCPTAADDIAAACLGIADRLAADRPDDASPLWGTFHVAGTPATTWHGFAAAIFAEAERRGLPVPRLLPITTADYPTPTRRPAFSVLDCTRIGTVYGIAAPDWRAGVRRCLDRLTAH; the protein is encoded by the coding sequence ATGCCTGAGACGATGGAGCGCCGCCGCCTGCTCCTGCTCGGCGGCACGGGACAGGTGGGCACCGCCCTGCGCCGGCTGGCCCCTGAGCGCGGCTGGTCCGTTTCGGCTCCGGAACGGTCCGTGCTGGACCTTGCGACGGCGGACAGGGACAGTCTCCGCCAGGCGGTCGCGGCGGCGGATCTGGTGGTGAACGCCGCCGCCTACACCCGCGTGGATCAGGCGGAGACGGAGCGTGACGCCGCCATCGCCGCCAATGCGACGGGGCCTGGCCTGCTGGCCCGTGTCTGTGCGGAGGCGGAACGGCCGCTGCTGCACCTCTCCACCGACTATGTCTTCGACGGCAGCGGCACCCGGCCCTACCGGGAGGACGATCCGGTGGCGCCGCTGGGCGTCTACGGCGCCAGCAAGGCGGCCGGAGAGGCGGCGGTGCGGGAGGCCGGGCCGCGGCATGTGATCCTGCGCACGGCCTGGGTCTTCTCCCCCGACGGGAACAACTTCCTGCGCACCATGCTGCGCCTGGGCCGGGAGCGGCCGGAGGTGCGGGTGGTGGACGACCAGCGGGGCTGCCCCACCGCCGCGGACGACATCGCCGCCGCCTGTCTGGGCATCGCGGACCGGCTGGCGGCGGACCGGCCGGACGACGCCTCCCCCCTGTGGGGCACCTTCCACGTCGCCGGCACCCCGGCGACGACCTGGCACGGCTTCGCCGCCGCGATCTTTGCGGAAGCGGAACGGAGAGGCCTGCCGGTGCCCCGGCTGCTGCCGATCACGACCGCGGACTATCCCACGCCGACCCGCCGCCCGGCCTTCTCTGTGCTGGACTGTACCAGGATCGGAACGGTCTACGGGATCGCGGCGCCGGACTGGCGGGCCGGGGTGCGGCGCTGCCTGGACCGGCTGACGGCGCACTGA
- the tkt gene encoding transketolase — protein MTATAEAGAQEALAPTMPDPLSPAERRHLANALRVLAIDAVEAAKSGHPGMPMGMADIAEALWRRHLRHNPADPAWPDRDRFVLSNGHGSMLLYGLLHLTGYDLPIEELKRFRQLHSKTPGHPEYGLTPGVETTTGPLGQGIANAVGMALAERLLAAEFNRPDHTIVDHRTFCFVGDGCLMEGLSHEVCSLAGTLGLEKLVVLYDDNGISIDGHVVGWFADDTPKRFEAYGWRVIRDVDGHDAAALDRALAEAVTPCGKPTLICCKTVIGWGSPAKAGTHDVHGAPLGAAESAAAKAEMGWTAAPFEIPEDVRAGWDARGRGAALEGAWQERFRRYAEAHPDLAAEFTRRVSGELPADFARAADAWIAETAARTDTVATRKASQQAIQALAGLLPEMLGGSADLTGSNLTDWKGSASVRMTGGGSYVHYGVREFGMTAMMNGVALHGGYLPFGGTFLVFSDYARNGLRLAALMGLRVVHVLTHDSIGLGEDGPTHQPIEHAASLRLMPNMDVWRPCDALETAVAWRTAVERHTGPSCLLLSRQGLPAQSGPGRTDGAARGGYVLAEADGGRPDVVLIATGSEVQVVMEARTVLAGRGIAARVVSMPCCELFDRQDEAWKASVLPAGVPRMAVEAGAPDLWRKYVGLDGDVVGIARFGESAPAGDLYRFFGLTADAVAQRTARLLGRV, from the coding sequence ATGACCGCGACCGCAGAGGCCGGCGCACAGGAAGCCCTTGCCCCGACGATGCCCGACCCCCTGTCCCCGGCGGAGCGTCGGCACCTTGCCAACGCGCTGCGGGTGCTGGCGATCGACGCGGTGGAGGCGGCCAAGTCCGGCCACCCCGGCATGCCCATGGGCATGGCCGACATCGCCGAGGCGCTGTGGCGCCGTCACCTGCGCCACAACCCGGCCGATCCGGCCTGGCCGGACCGTGACCGCTTCGTGCTGTCGAACGGCCACGGCTCGATGCTGCTCTACGGTCTGCTGCACCTCACCGGCTACGACCTGCCGATCGAGGAGCTGAAGCGGTTCCGCCAGCTCCACTCCAAGACGCCGGGCCACCCCGAATACGGCCTCACGCCGGGCGTGGAGACGACGACCGGCCCGCTCGGCCAGGGCATCGCCAACGCCGTCGGCATGGCGCTGGCCGAGCGCCTGCTGGCGGCCGAGTTCAACCGGCCGGACCACACCATCGTCGATCACCGCACCTTCTGCTTCGTCGGCGACGGCTGCCTGATGGAGGGTCTCAGCCACGAGGTCTGCTCGCTCGCGGGCACGCTGGGGCTGGAGAAGCTGGTCGTGCTCTATGACGACAACGGCATCTCCATCGACGGCCATGTCGTCGGCTGGTTCGCCGACGACACGCCGAAGCGGTTCGAGGCCTATGGCTGGCGCGTCATCCGCGACGTGGACGGGCACGACGCGGCGGCGCTGGACCGGGCGCTGGCCGAGGCGGTGACACCCTGCGGCAAGCCCACCCTGATCTGCTGCAAGACCGTCATCGGCTGGGGCAGCCCGGCCAAGGCCGGCACCCACGATGTCCACGGCGCGCCCCTGGGGGCCGCCGAGTCCGCCGCCGCCAAGGCGGAGATGGGCTGGACCGCGGCCCCGTTCGAGATCCCCGAGGACGTGCGCGCCGGCTGGGACGCGCGCGGCCGCGGCGCCGCCCTGGAGGGCGCGTGGCAGGAGCGGTTCCGCCGTTATGCCGAGGCGCACCCCGATCTGGCGGCCGAGTTCACCCGCCGCGTCTCGGGCGAGCTGCCGGCGGACTTCGCCAGGGCGGCCGACGCCTGGATCGCGGAGACGGCGGCCCGCACCGACACCGTCGCCACCCGCAAGGCCTCGCAGCAGGCGATCCAGGCCCTGGCCGGCCTGCTGCCGGAGATGCTGGGCGGCTCGGCCGACCTGACCGGCTCCAACCTCACCGACTGGAAGGGTTCCGCCTCGGTCCGCATGACCGGCGGCGGCAGCTACGTGCATTACGGCGTGCGCGAGTTCGGCATGACCGCGATGATGAACGGCGTGGCGCTGCATGGTGGCTACCTGCCGTTCGGCGGCACTTTCCTGGTCTTCTCCGACTATGCCCGCAACGGCCTGCGGCTGGCCGCCCTGATGGGGCTGCGCGTCGTCCATGTGCTGACGCACGACAGCATCGGCCTGGGCGAGGACGGGCCGACCCACCAGCCGATCGAGCACGCCGCCAGCCTGCGGCTGATGCCCAACATGGATGTCTGGCGGCCCTGCGATGCGCTGGAGACGGCGGTCGCGTGGCGTACCGCCGTGGAGCGCCACACCGGCCCGAGCTGCCTGCTGCTGTCCCGGCAGGGGCTGCCGGCGCAGAGCGGCCCCGGCCGGACCGACGGCGCCGCCCGCGGCGGCTATGTGCTGGCGGAGGCCGATGGCGGCAGGCCGGACGTGGTGCTGATCGCCACCGGCTCCGAGGTGCAGGTGGTGATGGAGGCCAGGACGGTGCTGGCCGGGCGCGGCATCGCGGCGCGGGTCGTCTCCATGCCCTGCTGCGAGCTGTTCGACCGCCAGGACGAGGCGTGGAAGGCGTCCGTGCTGCCCGCCGGCGTGCCGCGCATGGCCGTGGAGGCCGGGGCCCCCGACCTCTGGCGCAAGTATGTCGGCCTGGACGGCGACGTGGTGGGCATCGCGCGCTTCGGCGAATCCGCCCCGGCCGGCGACCTCTACCGCTTCTTCGGCCTCACGGCCGATGCCGTGGCGCAGCGCACGGCGCGGCTGCTGGGCCGCGTCTGA
- the rfbC gene encoding dTDP-4-dehydrorhamnose 3,5-epimerase, whose product MRRRVRSAAAGIGDDQYRAARPEGNPGQRQGFAAPATLCYQRTVAPGAGANKGKDRGTGMQVETTPIAGVLLITPRRFFDDRGYFVELYQEERYRAAGVDARFMQDNRSLSRPVYTVRGLHFQRPPFAQAKLVQVLRGSIVDVAVDIRHGSPTFGRHVAVTLSAEAGNQLYVPAGFAHGFCTLEPDTEVHYKVSAPYSREHDGGIHWADPALGIDWPAGPDRAVVSDKDRVLPRLADLGPLFHYEGGTDA is encoded by the coding sequence TTGCGCCGCCGCGTCAGGTCGGCGGCGGCCGGTATCGGCGACGATCAGTACAGGGCCGCGCGGCCGGAAGGCAATCCCGGGCAGCGGCAGGGCTTTGCTGCGCCCGCGACGCTGTGCTACCAGCGGACCGTGGCGCCGGGGGCCGGCGCGAACAAGGGCAAGGACCGGGGGACCGGGATGCAGGTGGAGACGACTCCGATCGCCGGCGTGCTGCTGATCACGCCCCGACGGTTCTTCGACGACCGCGGCTACTTCGTGGAACTCTACCAGGAGGAGCGCTACCGCGCCGCCGGGGTGGACGCGCGCTTCATGCAGGACAACAGGTCCCTGTCGCGCCCGGTCTACACCGTGCGCGGCCTGCATTTCCAGCGCCCGCCCTTCGCCCAGGCGAAGCTGGTCCAGGTCCTGCGCGGCAGCATCGTGGACGTGGCGGTGGACATCCGCCACGGCTCCCCCACCTTCGGCCGGCATGTCGCCGTCACCCTGTCGGCGGAGGCGGGCAACCAGCTCTATGTCCCGGCCGGCTTCGCCCACGGTTTCTGCACGCTCGAACCGGATACGGAGGTCCACTACAAGGTCTCCGCCCCCTATTCCCGGGAGCATGACGGCGGCATCCACTGGGCCGATCCGGCGCTGGGCATCGACTGGCCGGCGGGACCCGACCGGGCCGTCGTCTCCGACAAGGACCGCGTGCTCCCCCGCCTCGCCGATCTCGGCCCGCTGTTCCATTACGAAGGCGGAACGGATGCCTGA